The DNA region TCAGTGCACAGCGGCCGGAAAAGTGCCCAAAGAATGCACAGTTCGCAATCTGAGTCCAGCGCTCATCACCGAGGGATCAGTAAATCCCGGACTCCACCCCGGCATCCGTCGATCAGTTGATCCAACCCAGCAGCAGCGCGGTCAGCACCACGGGCAGATAGATCAACGTGGCGAAGAACAACTTCCGCGCATCATTGCGCTCGCAGGTGCGGATGAAAACCACCGACAGCCAAACCAACCACAGCGACAGCAGCACCGCCACTACCGCACTCCACCAAGCCGCCAGTCCGAAGATCCCCGGCAGCACCATCCACGCGGCCAATGCCACCGAAAACCAAAACGCCAGCTTCGAACTGAACTTGCCGCTGTCGTCGTCATTCGACCACATTACGAACCCGGCATTGCGATACTCGTCCCGGTACATCCAGTTGATCGCAATGAAGTGCGGCATCTGCCAGAAGAACAACACCCCAAACCAGAACAACGCGCCGAGATCATAGCCATGACCGGCGGCCGTCCAACCAATCACCGGAGGGATCGCCCCGACCACCGCACCGACCACCGTGTTGGCAGACGATTTGCGCTTCATTGGAGTGTAGGCAAAAACATACAACCCGAGAGTCAGCGCTGCGAGGTAAGCTGGCTGTGGGTTTTCCTTGGTCACGGTGCCTGCGAGATGGAGCAAGCCGAATGCGGCAATCACCACACCCAGAACCATCGCCACGCCCGGGGCGATGCGGTTGGCAGGCAGCGGGCGCTCGCGGGTGCGCTTCATCCGCTTATCAAATTCAATCTCCATCAGCTGGTTGAAGATCGCCGACGCAAAGGCCGCGCAGCTCACCCCCAACACCAGGTGGACGCAGATCGCCCAGCTGAAGTTGGATCCCGCTCCAGCGATGTAACCCACCACGGCCGTGATCACCACCAACAGGCTCAAGCGGAACTTGGTCAATGCGAGCATATCCTCGCGCAAGCTAGGCTTGGCAGCCTGCTCGGTATCCGAAGCTTCAGGTGATGGGCTCGATGTGCTCATGGCTAGTTGATTATGGGACCAATGGTCGGCCGGGCGCGCACGCTTCCACATCCGCTACCGGTTCGCAAGCTCTCCGGTGGACCCGTAAGCCCGCCACGAGCGCACCGTCACACTCACCGACATGGCGAGGATCAGCAACCCATTCACCACGTGGAACTGAGTGATCCAGAATTCGAACTTCGGATGGGTGTGGAAATACAGCACCGAAACCCCGAGCCCAATCTGAGCGCAGAACAACACCACCAGCCAACCGGCGTGGGTCGAAAGACCGCGCATCCCGTGCACCATCGACTTCACTGCCGTGGATGCCAACACCACCGCCGCAATGAACGCGGCAATTGCTCCCATCTTATGGAGGAAAATCACGACGAGTTGTGTGTTCGACCAATCCGGGAGAAACGCCCCGCCTGTGGTCAGAATATCCGTCGCCTCCAGCATCTGACGCTGGGTGTGGCGGATGGTCGCGCCCACCACCAACTGCAGCAAAACCAATACCACCAGCAACCCGGAAACCACGCGCAGCTTGCGCACCGCCGAATCACGCACCAGCAGGCTCGTCGGCTCGGCCAACATCGCCATCACCAACAACAAACAGAAAAAGCCCTGACCCAAAACCCCATGCATCACTCCGTAGCCATCGGACATCATCACCACACGCAAGCCTCCCAGCTCCGCCTGCACCACCACCAGAATCAGCGCCAACGCACCCAATTTCACCAGGCGTGACCAGCCACGGTAGCGCCACGAACGCCACAGCCAAGCCAGCACCATCACCCACGTCACCGTCACAAGCACCCACCACTTGGTCGCCGAGCCATCCAACTGAGCCGCAAGATCAAACATCTCCTGCTCTTTCAACCCTTTGCTGCGAGCCAGCAATGCCGTCAGCTTCTGCACGCCGTAGACATTCACCGCCAAAACCGCCAGCAAACCAAAGAGTTCACCGATCATCCGCCACTTCGGCTCGGCCCGCCACCAGTGGAAGGCGAAAAGAAACACCACCACCACACCGAGCCCCGACGCCACCAGTCGGTGTCCGTGCTCAAGCTTGAGTGCTGGAATGTTCCACCACCCCTCCGGGTTCACCTTGCCAAAACTAAACGGCCAATCCGGTACTGCCAGGCCGACATCCGTGGTGGTGACCGCAGCCCCCCACCAAATCAGCACAAAGGCCCACAACACGGCGAACCAGGAAAAAACGCGTAACCACATGGGAACCTGCGGGTCGAGGGAGTGGGTCGGAGAAGTCATGACAGTCAATCTCGAATGCTCTCCACCATTGACCCCATCTCCACTCGGCGCAAGAGGAAGCGGACATTGGGAATCCTACCTACCCACGCTTCCTGCCTTGACCACACCCCTCATCCTCTCCTCATCTTTCCCGACTAACAAAAACAAACCAACCTCAATGAAAACTCCCCTCCTGATCGCATTGGCCACAGCATCCCTCGCGACCGCATCCGCCCGTATCTGGACCAGCACCGACGGCCGAAAGATCGACGCCGAGTTCGTCGCACTCGAAGACAACAAGGTCGTACTCAATATGAAAGGGCGCGAGTACCGTGTCCCTATCGAGCGCCTCTCCGCCGACGACCAATCCTTCGCAAATGAACAACAAGCAATCGCCGACGCACCACCAGCCGCCGCGAAAGGACTGAAACTCGCAGGCCAAGACGTCGTCGCCGGCAAACTGCAGGAACTTGCAGGAACTTGTCATGCCACTCTCGGAGGAGAACCAGAAAATTGCACTCAAGGGAGGCAAGGGCTGGCGCTCGGACTGGGCAGAGTCCG from Sulfuriroseicoccus oceanibius includes:
- the cyoE gene encoding heme o synthase, giving the protein MSTSSPSPEASDTEQAAKPSLREDMLALTKFRLSLLVVITAVVGYIAGAGSNFSWAICVHLVLGVSCAAFASAIFNQLMEIEFDKRMKRTRERPLPANRIAPGVAMVLGVVIAAFGLLHLAGTVTKENPQPAYLAALTLGLYVFAYTPMKRKSSANTVVGAVVGAIPPVIGWTAAGHGYDLGALFWFGVLFFWQMPHFIAINWMYRDEYRNAGFVMWSNDDDSGKFSSKLAFWFSVALAAWMVLPGIFGLAAWWSAVVAVLLSLWLVWLSVVFIRTCERNDARKLFFATLIYLPVVLTALLLGWIN
- a CDS encoding COX15/CtaA family protein, which encodes MTSPTHSLDPQVPMWLRVFSWFAVLWAFVLIWWGAAVTTTDVGLAVPDWPFSFGKVNPEGWWNIPALKLEHGHRLVASGLGVVVVFLFAFHWWRAEPKWRMIGELFGLLAVLAVNVYGVQKLTALLARSKGLKEQEMFDLAAQLDGSATKWWVLVTVTWVMVLAWLWRSWRYRGWSRLVKLGALALILVVVQAELGGLRVVMMSDGYGVMHGVLGQGFFCLLLVMAMLAEPTSLLVRDSAVRKLRVVSGLLVVLVLLQLVVGATIRHTQRQMLEATDILTTGGAFLPDWSNTQLVVIFLHKMGAIAAFIAAVVLASTAVKSMVHGMRGLSTHAGWLVVLFCAQIGLGVSVLYFHTHPKFEFWITQFHVVNGLLILAMSVSVTVRSWRAYGSTGELANR
- a CDS encoding SHD1 domain-containing protein, producing MKTPLLIALATASLATASARIWTSTDGRKIDAEFVALEDNKVVLNMKGREYRVPIERLSADDQSFANEQQAIADAPPAAAKGLKLAGQDVVAGKLQELAGTCHATLGGEPENCTQGRQGLALGLGRVRPLELDEGNASRDGIIRVAPVDRVARQLQPTTKRLADLHPLDVN